In Gallus gallus isolate bGalGal1 chromosome 8, bGalGal1.mat.broiler.GRCg7b, whole genome shotgun sequence, one DNA window encodes the following:
- the SGF29 gene encoding SAGA-associated factor 29 isoform X3 — MRTPVQGLAHARGCLKTGACAVPCLDERMRSAVGGDWRMRVAISKLAHAALCRDWRMRNTVSSIAHAQCGSKRGTCLVIFPGSREERSRSEHNLINIQKTHERMQTENKISPYYRTKLRGLYTTAKADAEAECNHSDALCSILRKALDKIAEIKSLLEERRIAAKIAGIYSDAEPPRKTMRRGVLMTLLQQSAMTLPLWIGKPGDKPPPLCGAMPAAGDYVAKPGDKVAARVKAVDGDEQWILAEVVSYSHAANKYEVDDIDEEGKERHTLSRRRVIPLPQWKANPETDPEALFQREQLVLALYPQTTCFYRALIHAPPQRPQDDYSVLFEDTSYADGYSPPLNVAQRYVVACKETKKK, encoded by the exons ATGCGTACTCCTGTGCAAGGTCTAGCGCATGCGCGTGGCTGTCTCAAGACgggcgcatgcgcagtgccgTGCTTGGATGAGCGCATGCGTAGTGCTGTGGGGGGGGACTGGCGCATGCGTGTTGCTATCTCGAAATTGGCGCATGCAGCGCTGTGCAGAGACTGGCGCATGCGTAATACTGTCTCCAGCATAGCGCATGCGCAGTGCGGCAGCAAGCGTGGCACATGCCTAGTAATTTTTCCAGGATCACGC gaggAGCGCTCCCGCAGCGAGCACAACCTCATCAACATCCAGAAAACGCACGAGAGGATGCAGACCGAGAACAAGA TCTCTCCGTACTACCGCACGAAGCTGCGCGGGCTATACACCACTGCCAAGGCGGACGCTGAGGCCGAGTGCAA CCACTCCGATGCACTCTGCAGCATCCTGCGGAAGGCGCTGGACAAGATTGCTGAGATCAAGTCTCTGCTGGAGGAGCGCCGCATCG CCGCCAAGATTGCAGGGATCTACAGCGACGCGGAGCCGCCACGCAAGACGATGCGCCGGGGCGTGCTGAtgacactgctgcagcagtcagCCATGACACTGCCGCTCTGGATTGGCAAGCCAGGCGATAA gccCCCCCCTCTGTGCGGCGCCATGCCAGCAGCCGGGGACTATGTGGCCAAGCCTGGGGACAAAGTGGCTGCACGTGTCAAGGCCGTGGACGGCGACGAGCAGTGGATCCTGGCTGAGGTGGTCAGCTACAGCCACGCTGCCAACAA GTATGAGGTGGATGACATCGATGAAGAGGGCAAAGA GAGGCACACACTCAGCCGGCGCCGCGTGATCCCTCTGCCGCAGTGGAAGGCGAACCCTGAGACTGACCCTGAAGCGCTGTTCCAGCGCGAGCAGCTGGTGCTGGCGCTGTACCCACAGACCACCTGCTTCTACCGCGCCCTCATCCACGCGCCGCCGCAGCGG CCGCAGGACGACTACTCGGTGCTGTTCGAGGACACGTCGTACGCCGACGGTTACTCACCACCGCTGAACGTGGCACAGCGCTATGTCGTCGCCTGCAAGGAGACCAAGAAGAAGTGA
- the SGF29 gene encoding SAGA-associated factor 29 isoform X4, whose amino-acid sequence MRTPVQGLAHARGCLKTGACAVPCLDERMRSAVGGDWRMRVAISKLAHAALCRDWRMRNTVSSIAHAQCGSKRGTCLVIFPGSREERSRSEHNLINIQKTHERMQTENKISPYYRTKLRGLYTTAKADAEAECNILRKALDKIAEIKSLLEERRIAAKIAGIYSDAEPPRKTMRRGVLMTLLQQSAMTLPLWIGKPGDKPPPLCGAMPAAGDYVAKPGDKVAARVKAVDGDEQWILAEVVSYSHAANKYEVDDIDEEGKERHTLSRRRVIPLPQWKANPETDPEALFQREQLVLALYPQTTCFYRALIHAPPQRPQDDYSVLFEDTSYADGYSPPLNVAQRYVVACKETKKK is encoded by the exons ATGCGTACTCCTGTGCAAGGTCTAGCGCATGCGCGTGGCTGTCTCAAGACgggcgcatgcgcagtgccgTGCTTGGATGAGCGCATGCGTAGTGCTGTGGGGGGGGACTGGCGCATGCGTGTTGCTATCTCGAAATTGGCGCATGCAGCGCTGTGCAGAGACTGGCGCATGCGTAATACTGTCTCCAGCATAGCGCATGCGCAGTGCGGCAGCAAGCGTGGCACATGCCTAGTAATTTTTCCAGGATCACGC gaggAGCGCTCCCGCAGCGAGCACAACCTCATCAACATCCAGAAAACGCACGAGAGGATGCAGACCGAGAACAAGA TCTCTCCGTACTACCGCACGAAGCTGCGCGGGCTATACACCACTGCCAAGGCGGACGCTGAGGCCGAGTGCAA CATCCTGCGGAAGGCGCTGGACAAGATTGCTGAGATCAAGTCTCTGCTGGAGGAGCGCCGCATCG CCGCCAAGATTGCAGGGATCTACAGCGACGCGGAGCCGCCACGCAAGACGATGCGCCGGGGCGTGCTGAtgacactgctgcagcagtcagCCATGACACTGCCGCTCTGGATTGGCAAGCCAGGCGATAA gccCCCCCCTCTGTGCGGCGCCATGCCAGCAGCCGGGGACTATGTGGCCAAGCCTGGGGACAAAGTGGCTGCACGTGTCAAGGCCGTGGACGGCGACGAGCAGTGGATCCTGGCTGAGGTGGTCAGCTACAGCCACGCTGCCAACAA GTATGAGGTGGATGACATCGATGAAGAGGGCAAAGA GAGGCACACACTCAGCCGGCGCCGCGTGATCCCTCTGCCGCAGTGGAAGGCGAACCCTGAGACTGACCCTGAAGCGCTGTTCCAGCGCGAGCAGCTGGTGCTGGCGCTGTACCCACAGACCACCTGCTTCTACCGCGCCCTCATCCACGCGCCGCCGCAGCGG CCGCAGGACGACTACTCGGTGCTGTTCGAGGACACGTCGTACGCCGACGGTTACTCACCACCGCTGAACGTGGCACAGCGCTATGTCGTCGCCTGCAAGGAGACCAAGAAGAAGTGA
- the SGF29 gene encoding SAGA-associated factor 29 isoform X2: MALVSADSRIAELLAELQRLLGHTQEERSRSEHNLINIQKTHERMQTENKISPYYRTKLRGLYTTAKADAEAECNHSDALCSILRKALDKIAEIKSLLEERRIAAKIAGIYSDAEPPRKTMRRGVLMTLLQQSAMTLPLWIGKPGDKRHTLSRRRVIPLPQWKANPETDPEALFQREQLVLALYPQTTCFYRALIHAPPQRPQDDYSVLFEDTSYADGYSPPLNVAQRYVVACKETKKK; the protein is encoded by the exons ATGGCACTGGTGTCGGCGGACTCGCGCATCGCCGAGCTGCTGGCCGAGCTGCAGCGGCTGCTGGGGCACACGCAG gaggAGCGCTCCCGCAGCGAGCACAACCTCATCAACATCCAGAAAACGCACGAGAGGATGCAGACCGAGAACAAGA TCTCTCCGTACTACCGCACGAAGCTGCGCGGGCTATACACCACTGCCAAGGCGGACGCTGAGGCCGAGTGCAA CCACTCCGATGCACTCTGCAGCATCCTGCGGAAGGCGCTGGACAAGATTGCTGAGATCAAGTCTCTGCTGGAGGAGCGCCGCATCG CCGCCAAGATTGCAGGGATCTACAGCGACGCGGAGCCGCCACGCAAGACGATGCGCCGGGGCGTGCTGAtgacactgctgcagcagtcagCCATGACACTGCCGCTCTGGATTGGCAAGCCAGGCGATAA GAGGCACACACTCAGCCGGCGCCGCGTGATCCCTCTGCCGCAGTGGAAGGCGAACCCTGAGACTGACCCTGAAGCGCTGTTCCAGCGCGAGCAGCTGGTGCTGGCGCTGTACCCACAGACCACCTGCTTCTACCGCGCCCTCATCCACGCGCCGCCGCAGCGG CCGCAGGACGACTACTCGGTGCTGTTCGAGGACACGTCGTACGCCGACGGTTACTCACCACCGCTGAACGTGGCACAGCGCTATGTCGTCGCCTGCAAGGAGACCAAGAAGAAGTGA
- the SGF29 gene encoding SAGA-associated factor 29 isoform X1, with translation MALVSADSRIAELLAELQRLLGHTQEERSRSEHNLINIQKTHERMQTENKISPYYRTKLRGLYTTAKADAEAECNHSDALCSILRKALDKIAEIKSLLEERRIAAKIAGIYSDAEPPRKTMRRGVLMTLLQQSAMTLPLWIGKPGDKPPPLCGAMPAAGDYVAKPGDKVAARVKAVDGDEQWILAEVVSYSHAANKYEVDDIDEEGKERHTLSRRRVIPLPQWKANPETDPEALFQREQLVLALYPQTTCFYRALIHAPPQRPQDDYSVLFEDTSYADGYSPPLNVAQRYVVACKETKKK, from the exons ATGGCACTGGTGTCGGCGGACTCGCGCATCGCCGAGCTGCTGGCCGAGCTGCAGCGGCTGCTGGGGCACACGCAG gaggAGCGCTCCCGCAGCGAGCACAACCTCATCAACATCCAGAAAACGCACGAGAGGATGCAGACCGAGAACAAGA TCTCTCCGTACTACCGCACGAAGCTGCGCGGGCTATACACCACTGCCAAGGCGGACGCTGAGGCCGAGTGCAA CCACTCCGATGCACTCTGCAGCATCCTGCGGAAGGCGCTGGACAAGATTGCTGAGATCAAGTCTCTGCTGGAGGAGCGCCGCATCG CCGCCAAGATTGCAGGGATCTACAGCGACGCGGAGCCGCCACGCAAGACGATGCGCCGGGGCGTGCTGAtgacactgctgcagcagtcagCCATGACACTGCCGCTCTGGATTGGCAAGCCAGGCGATAA gccCCCCCCTCTGTGCGGCGCCATGCCAGCAGCCGGGGACTATGTGGCCAAGCCTGGGGACAAAGTGGCTGCACGTGTCAAGGCCGTGGACGGCGACGAGCAGTGGATCCTGGCTGAGGTGGTCAGCTACAGCCACGCTGCCAACAA GTATGAGGTGGATGACATCGATGAAGAGGGCAAAGA GAGGCACACACTCAGCCGGCGCCGCGTGATCCCTCTGCCGCAGTGGAAGGCGAACCCTGAGACTGACCCTGAAGCGCTGTTCCAGCGCGAGCAGCTGGTGCTGGCGCTGTACCCACAGACCACCTGCTTCTACCGCGCCCTCATCCACGCGCCGCCGCAGCGG CCGCAGGACGACTACTCGGTGCTGTTCGAGGACACGTCGTACGCCGACGGTTACTCACCACCGCTGAACGTGGCACAGCGCTATGTCGTCGCCTGCAAGGAGACCAAGAAGAAGTGA
- the SGF29 gene encoding SAGA-associated factor 29: MALVSADSRIAELLAELQRLLGHTQEERSRSEHNLINIQKTHERMQTENKISPYYRTKLRGLYTTAKADAEAECNILRKALDKIAEIKSLLEERRIAAKIAGIYSDAEPPRKTMRRGVLMTLLQQSAMTLPLWIGKPGDKPPPLCGAMPAAGDYVAKPGDKVAARVKAVDGDEQWILAEVVSYSHAANKYEVDDIDEEGKERHTLSRRRVIPLPQWKANPETDPEALFQREQLVLALYPQTTCFYRALIHAPPQRPQDDYSVLFEDTSYADGYSPPLNVAQRYVVACKETKKK; this comes from the exons ATGGCACTGGTGTCGGCGGACTCGCGCATCGCCGAGCTGCTGGCCGAGCTGCAGCGGCTGCTGGGGCACACGCAG gaggAGCGCTCCCGCAGCGAGCACAACCTCATCAACATCCAGAAAACGCACGAGAGGATGCAGACCGAGAACAAGA TCTCTCCGTACTACCGCACGAAGCTGCGCGGGCTATACACCACTGCCAAGGCGGACGCTGAGGCCGAGTGCAA CATCCTGCGGAAGGCGCTGGACAAGATTGCTGAGATCAAGTCTCTGCTGGAGGAGCGCCGCATCG CCGCCAAGATTGCAGGGATCTACAGCGACGCGGAGCCGCCACGCAAGACGATGCGCCGGGGCGTGCTGAtgacactgctgcagcagtcagCCATGACACTGCCGCTCTGGATTGGCAAGCCAGGCGATAA gccCCCCCCTCTGTGCGGCGCCATGCCAGCAGCCGGGGACTATGTGGCCAAGCCTGGGGACAAAGTGGCTGCACGTGTCAAGGCCGTGGACGGCGACGAGCAGTGGATCCTGGCTGAGGTGGTCAGCTACAGCCACGCTGCCAACAA GTATGAGGTGGATGACATCGATGAAGAGGGCAAAGA GAGGCACACACTCAGCCGGCGCCGCGTGATCCCTCTGCCGCAGTGGAAGGCGAACCCTGAGACTGACCCTGAAGCGCTGTTCCAGCGCGAGCAGCTGGTGCTGGCGCTGTACCCACAGACCACCTGCTTCTACCGCGCCCTCATCCACGCGCCGCCGCAGCGG CCGCAGGACGACTACTCGGTGCTGTTCGAGGACACGTCGTACGCCGACGGTTACTCACCACCGCTGAACGTGGCACAGCGCTATGTCGTCGCCTGCAAGGAGACCAAGAAGAAGTGA
- the LOC424727 gene encoding structure-specific endonuclease subunit SLX1-like isoform X2 encodes MPLRAVYLLSAPGPRGRPRTYVGFTHDPWRRLRQHNAGRQRGGARRTSGRGPWQMELYVHGFPSDVAALRFEWAWQHPAASRRLQDAKPRPLPGEQPIAFALRMLPRLLWAPPWCRLPLRLRWLRPPPGPALCPTPPPHVVMEMSPGGLKPRPRKRPTPTLATPPVCMLCLEPCEGPTLRCPRPPCPARCHARCLAPHFLGAEPKELLPLGGTCPRAIGQMSCCSASR; translated from the exons ATGCCGCTACGCGCTGTGTACCTCCTGAGCGCCCCCGGCCCCCGCGGCCGGCCCCGCACCTACGTGGGATTCACGCACGACCCGTGGCGGCGGCTGCGACAGCACAACGCGGGGCGGCAgaggggcggggcgcggcgcaCGAGCGGGCGCGGGCCGTG GCAGATGGAGCTCTACGTGCACGGCTTTCCGTCCGACGTAGCGGCGCTCCGG TTCGAGTGGGCGTGGCAGCACCCCGCTGCCTCCCGCCGCCTCCAGGATgccaagccccgcccccttcccGGCGAGCAGCCAATCGCCTTCGCTCTTCGTATGCTGCCCCGCCTACTCTGGGCCCCACCCTGGTGCCGCCTCCCGCTGCGCCTGCGCTGGCTCCGCCCCCCTCCTGGCCCCGCCCTCTGTCCGACCCCACCCCCTCACGTCGTTATGGAAATGAGCCCGGGAGGGCTGAAGCCACGCCCCAGGAAGCGGCCCACGCCCACTTTGGCCACGCCCCCTGTGTGCATGCTGTGTTTGGAGCCCTGCGAG GGCCCCACCCTCCGCTGTCCCCGTCCCCCctgccctgctcgctgccacgCCCGCTGCCTTGCCCCACACTTCCTGGGGGCGGAGCCAAAGGAACTGCTACCACTTGGTGGGACCTGCCCCAG GGCCATTGGACAgatgagctgctgcagtgccagtAGATAG
- the LOC424727 gene encoding structure-specific endonuclease subunit SLX1-like isoform X1: MPLRAVYLLSAPGPRGRPRTYVGFTHDPWRRLRQHNAGRQRGGARRTSGRGPWQMELYVHGFPSDVAALRFEWAWQHPAASRRLQDAKPRPLPGEQPIAFALRMLPRLLWAPPWCRLPLRLRWLRPPPGPALCPTPPPHVVMEMSPGGLKPRPRKRPTPTLATPPVCMLCLEPCEGPTLRCPRPPCPARCHARCLAPHFLGAEPKELLPLGGTCPSCQQEVLWGELIGCGDGDNEWAELGDPALGHWTDELLQCQ, translated from the exons ATGCCGCTACGCGCTGTGTACCTCCTGAGCGCCCCCGGCCCCCGCGGCCGGCCCCGCACCTACGTGGGATTCACGCACGACCCGTGGCGGCGGCTGCGACAGCACAACGCGGGGCGGCAgaggggcggggcgcggcgcaCGAGCGGGCGCGGGCCGTG GCAGATGGAGCTCTACGTGCACGGCTTTCCGTCCGACGTAGCGGCGCTCCGG TTCGAGTGGGCGTGGCAGCACCCCGCTGCCTCCCGCCGCCTCCAGGATgccaagccccgcccccttcccGGCGAGCAGCCAATCGCCTTCGCTCTTCGTATGCTGCCCCGCCTACTCTGGGCCCCACCCTGGTGCCGCCTCCCGCTGCGCCTGCGCTGGCTCCGCCCCCCTCCTGGCCCCGCCCTCTGTCCGACCCCACCCCCTCACGTCGTTATGGAAATGAGCCCGGGAGGGCTGAAGCCACGCCCCAGGAAGCGGCCCACGCCCACTTTGGCCACGCCCCCTGTGTGCATGCTGTGTTTGGAGCCCTGCGAG GGCCCCACCCTCCGCTGTCCCCGTCCCCCctgccctgctcgctgccacgCCCGCTGCCTTGCCCCACACTTCCTGGGGGCGGAGCCAAAGGAACTGCTACCACTTGGTGGGACCTGCCCCAG ctgccagcaggaggtGCTGTGGGGAGAGCTGATTGGCTGCGGGGATGGCGACAATGAGTGGGCGGAGCTGGGAGACCCTGCCTTG GGCCATTGGACAgatgagctgctgcagtgccagtAG
- the LOC112532911 gene encoding uncharacterized protein LOC112532911 has protein sequence MAGFLGWEGTLLAHVQLAIQQYLQVFWDRPMLSLFIPQHVLVVGGFSCPTYRTLHLDLVNLMGFTCACCLSLSRSLCLVSRPSGVSAHSLVSSANFLRVHSTPLMMLLMKILKSVSLSMDPCGTTLITNCHPDMEPLTAALWTQSCSRSLSIQQSTHRIRIFPSFPKQLPKTQSNQNSVLSSNKDFHQTESSGFTGQWWSQEGGLWIFRKDRESVLSCAVEQNVQLDLEQLPKRCPWANGAGFPRWRS, from the exons atggctggttttctgggctgggagggcacactgctggctcatgtccagcttgccatccagcAGTACCTCCAGGTCTTTTGGGACAGGCCTATGCTCAGTCTTTTCATCCCCCAGCATGTATTGGTAGTGGGGGGGTTCTCTTGTCCCACATACAGGACACTGCACCTGGATTTGGTGAACCTGATGGGGTTcacctgtgcctgctgcttgagcctgtccaggtccctctgttTGGTGTCCCGTCCCTCTGGTGTGTCtgcccacagcttggtgtcatcagcaaattttctgagggtgcactcgaccCCACTGATGATGTtgctgatgaagatattgaagagtGTCAGCCTCAGCATGGACCCCTGTGGGACAACACTCATCACCAATTGccatccagacatggagccattgactGCCGCTCTCTGGACTCAGTCCTGCAGCCGATCTTTGTCCATTCAACAGTCCACCCACCGAATCCGTATCTTTCCCAGCTTCCCAAAACAGCTTCCTAAAACTCAATCCAATCAAAATTCTGTGCTGTCTAGTAACAAGGACTTCCATCAGACTGAGAGCTCAGGCTTTACAGGCCAGTGGTGGAGCCAAGAGGGAGGCCTCTGGATTTTCAGAAAGGACCGAGAATCAG TTTTGAGTTGTGCTGTGGAACAGAATGTACAGCTGGATCTAGAACAGTTGCCAAAGAGGTGTCCATGGGCAAATGGTGCTGGATTTCCCAGGTGGAGATCATGA